The Dunckerocampus dactyliophorus isolate RoL2022-P2 chromosome 16, RoL_Ddac_1.1, whole genome shotgun sequence genome includes a window with the following:
- the txndc15 gene encoding thioredoxin domain-containing protein 15 — protein sequence MLKNHTTFFVVIFILSQSSVVSFLSLTSHEHDELVLAEEATESALEDSPRFVESANPRAAKRQFKTAEIADAVMGTEASIDPSDIKSLIPKNVKDFHSGFSPPCEDGECVGVAEEENAEASQQVTLDMVHAAAEDKNTEAAKTYKVTCDKRNVTGTDTFTVQVLNASQDLMEFLNANGTECSMVLFFTAWCQFSASLAPHFNALPRVFPSMHFLALDASQHSSLSTRFGTVAVPNILLFQGAKPMARFNHTERTLEMLTSFISNQTGLEAGLDRNVTDADRLGPLPSVPVKSIDWLLVFSVLFITAFTVYGILRTDSIRWLIPGQEHEHQD from the exons atgttgaagaatcatacaacattttttgtggTAATATTTATCCTGTCTCAATCAAGCGTGGTGAGCTTTTTGTCTTTGACATCGCACG AGCATGACGAGCTGGTGCTGGCAGAAGAAGCAACAGAGTCTGCCTTGGAGGACAGCCCCAGGTTTGTGGAGTCTGCAAACCCAAGAGCAGCCAAGAGGCAGTTCAAGACTGCAGAGATCGCTGACGCCGTGATGGGTACCGAGGCCTCCATCGACCCATCTGACATTAAGTCGCTCATCCCTAAAAATGTGAAAGACTTCCACTCGGGCTTCTCGCCGCCTTGTGAGGACGGGGAGTGTGTGGGGGTCGCCGAGGAGGAGAATGCTGAAGCATCACAACAG GTGACACTGGACATGGTGCACGCTGCTGCTGAAGACAAGAACACTGAGGCCGCCAAGACTTACAAGGTCACCTGTGACAAGAGGAATGTCACAGGCACGGACACCTTCACCGTGCAAGTCCTCAACGCCTCACAG GACTTGATGGAGTTCCTCAACGCAAATGGCACCGAGTGTTCCATGGTGCTCTTCTTCACCGCCTGGTGCCAGTTCTCGGCCAGCCTGGCGCCTCACTTCAATGCCCTGCCTCGGGTTTTTCCCAGCATGCACTTCCTGGCCCTGGACGCCTCACAGCACAGCAG TCTCTCCACCAGATTTGGGACGGTGGCGGTACccaacatccttctcttccAAGGAGCCAAGCCCATGGCTCGCTTCAACCACACAGAGAGAACGCTGGAGATGCTCACCTCCTTCATCAGCAACCAGACGG GCTTGGAGGCGGGGCTAGACAGGAACGTGACGGACGCCGACCGTCTGGGCCCGCTGCCCAGCGTGCCGGTGAAGAGCATCGACTGGTTGCTGGTCTTTTCGGTGCTGTTCATCACGGCCTTCACCGTGTACGGCATCTTGAGGACCGACAGCATCCGATGGCTGATCCCGGGCCAGGAACACGAGCATCAGGACTGA